A part of Pectinatus sottacetonis genomic DNA contains:
- the glyQ gene encoding glycine--tRNA ligase subunit alpha, whose amino-acid sequence MTFQEIILTLQKFWSDQGCILGQAYDVEKGAGTMNPSTFLRVLGPEPWHIAYVEPSRRPADGRYGENPNRLFQHHQFQVIMKPSPDNIQELYLTSLKKLGIHPEDHDIRFVEDNWESPTLGAWGLGWEVWLDGMEITQFTYFQQVGSVDVKPVASEITYGLERLAMYIQEKENVFDIVWSGDYTYGDVFKQNEFEQSTYNFELADTTLLFDLFDKYEQEATRIIKLGYVHPAYDYVLKCSHTFNLLDSRGAISVSERTAFISRIRNLSRLCAKCYLEQREKLGYPMLTRGDNNE is encoded by the coding sequence ATGACATTTCAGGAAATTATCCTGACATTACAAAAATTTTGGTCTGATCAAGGCTGCATTCTAGGACAGGCCTACGATGTAGAAAAGGGTGCAGGCACTATGAATCCTTCGACATTTTTACGTGTTCTAGGCCCTGAACCATGGCATATTGCTTACGTTGAGCCATCCCGCCGCCCTGCTGATGGCCGCTATGGAGAAAATCCTAATCGCTTATTCCAGCATCATCAATTTCAGGTTATTATGAAACCTTCACCTGATAATATCCAAGAATTATATTTAACCAGTCTAAAAAAACTAGGCATCCATCCTGAAGACCATGATATACGCTTTGTGGAAGATAATTGGGAGTCTCCTACACTTGGTGCATGGGGATTGGGTTGGGAAGTGTGGCTTGACGGCATGGAAATAACTCAATTCACCTATTTCCAGCAAGTCGGCAGTGTTGATGTCAAGCCTGTAGCCTCTGAAATCACATATGGCCTGGAAAGACTCGCCATGTATATACAGGAAAAAGAAAATGTTTTCGATATAGTATGGTCTGGTGATTATACATATGGTGATGTTTTCAAACAAAATGAATTTGAACAATCCACCTATAATTTTGAACTTGCTGATACTACTTTATTATTTGACCTATTTGATAAATATGAACAAGAAGCAACCCGTATCATAAAACTTGGTTATGTCCATCCAGCTTATGATTATGTCTTAAAATGTTCCCATACGTTTAATTTACTCGATTCACGTGGTGCTATTAGTGTATCAGAACGCACAGCATTTATCAGCCGGATCAGAAATTTATCCCGCTTATGCGCAAAATGCTATCTGGAACAACGCGAAAAATTAGGTTATCCAATGTTAACACGAGGTGACAATAATGAGTAA
- the glyS gene encoding glycine--tRNA ligase subunit beta, producing MSKDLLLEIGTEEIPAHFMPAILKQLQEKAQTKFSSLHIEFSEIKTLGTPRRLTLLIKGLAEKQADISTEHKGPSVKIAFDADNNPTKAAEGFARGKKIPVETLTIKDGYVYAVVHEQGQATFSLLKNILPQLITELNFPKTMRWGNLDFRFVRPIRWIVALYDREIINFTIANVTSGNKTRGHRFLSNGEHIIGCASAYEKTMQDLFIIVDQNKRRAIIEKQINKLAAEHNGNAQITEDLLEEVTYLVEYPTALCGSFENKYLQLPKEAVITPMREHQRYFPVLDNKNNLLPLFITIRNGGKKSLNIVQHGNERVLRARLADAQFFFDEDRKNKLVDYLDKLKTVVFQENLGSIYDKSLRLVELTNYLGHYLNISVGELKTAKRAAYLSKADLVTGMVCEFTELQGTVGREYALLDGEETAVAKAIYEHYMPRFAGDKLPSETAGQLVSIADKIDNITATFSRNLIPTGSQDPFALRRQTLGMINTIIKAAMHISLTALIEKSMDLLNINSDSKSNLLSNILDFIHLRLKTILSDKKIRYDIVDAVSNNVDDIYSVYQKAVILNEKITTGSMDDTIQAFVRVSNIAKKDSLTMSPDLFVEKEEKTLYNIYTAIKTANTNLHDDYASMIENLKKLTIPIDAFFNKVMVMDKNEKIKNNRLALLKNIDNLSKQTADFSKIVL from the coding sequence ATGAGTAAAGATTTATTACTCGAAATAGGTACTGAAGAAATTCCAGCCCATTTTATGCCGGCCATATTAAAACAATTACAAGAAAAAGCTCAGACAAAGTTTTCCAGTCTTCATATAGAATTCAGCGAAATTAAGACATTGGGCACACCACGCCGGCTTACTCTTTTAATAAAGGGCTTAGCAGAAAAACAAGCTGATATCTCTACCGAACATAAAGGACCTTCTGTAAAAATAGCTTTTGATGCTGACAACAATCCTACTAAAGCAGCTGAAGGGTTTGCCCGCGGTAAGAAGATTCCTGTAGAAACGCTTACCATCAAAGACGGTTATGTATATGCTGTAGTTCATGAACAGGGCCAAGCCACTTTCAGTCTGCTGAAAAATATACTTCCTCAGCTGATTACTGAACTAAATTTTCCCAAAACAATGCGCTGGGGTAATCTTGATTTCCGTTTTGTCCGTCCTATTCGCTGGATAGTTGCTTTATATGACAGGGAAATTATTAATTTTACTATAGCCAATGTAACATCCGGCAACAAAACTCGCGGTCATAGATTTTTAAGTAATGGTGAACATATCATAGGCTGTGCTTCAGCTTATGAAAAAACAATGCAAGACCTATTTATTATAGTAGATCAAAACAAACGCCGGGCTATTATTGAAAAACAAATAAATAAACTTGCTGCTGAACATAATGGTAATGCACAAATAACGGAAGATCTTCTAGAAGAAGTTACCTATCTGGTTGAATACCCTACAGCTTTATGCGGCAGTTTTGAAAATAAATATTTGCAGTTACCTAAAGAAGCGGTAATAACTCCAATGCGTGAACACCAGCGATATTTTCCTGTGCTAGACAATAAGAATAATTTATTGCCCTTATTCATTACTATACGCAATGGCGGTAAAAAATCCCTTAATATTGTACAACATGGCAATGAAAGAGTTCTTCGGGCTCGTCTTGCCGATGCTCAGTTCTTTTTTGATGAAGACCGAAAGAACAAACTCGTTGACTATCTTGATAAATTAAAGACTGTTGTTTTTCAGGAAAATCTTGGCAGTATCTATGACAAATCACTACGACTAGTTGAACTTACTAATTACCTCGGTCATTACTTGAATATATCTGTTGGTGAATTGAAGACAGCAAAACGTGCCGCCTATTTATCTAAAGCAGATCTAGTTACCGGCATGGTATGTGAATTTACTGAACTACAGGGAACCGTGGGACGCGAATATGCTCTTTTAGATGGTGAAGAAACAGCGGTGGCAAAAGCCATTTATGAACATTACATGCCGCGTTTTGCTGGAGATAAGCTTCCCTCCGAAACTGCTGGTCAGCTGGTAAGTATTGCTGATAAAATCGATAATATCACCGCAACATTCAGCCGCAATCTTATACCTACAGGTTCCCAGGATCCATTTGCACTCCGCCGCCAGACCTTAGGCATGATTAATACAATAATAAAAGCAGCCATGCATATATCTCTGACTGCTCTCATTGAAAAATCAATGGATTTGCTCAACATCAATTCTGACAGCAAATCTAATTTATTGAGCAATATACTTGACTTCATCCACCTGCGTCTAAAGACTATATTATCTGACAAAAAAATTCGTTACGATATTGTAGATGCTGTGAGCAATAATGTGGATGATATTTACTCTGTTTACCAGAAAGCTGTCATTCTTAATGAAAAAATTACTACTGGCAGCATGGATGATACCATACAGGCATTTGTCCGTGTCAGCAATATTGCCAAAAAAGATAGTTTGACAATGAGCCCTGATTTATTTGTAGAAAAAGAAGAAAAAACACTTTATAACATTTATACTGCTATTAAAACCGCTAACACAAACTTACATGATGATTATGCATCTATGATTGAAAACCTGAAAAAACTAACCATCCCTATTGATGCCTTTTTCAATAAGGTAATGGTAATGGATAAAAATGAAAAAATAAAAAATAATCGGTTGGCACTCTTAAAGAATATAGATAACTTGAGCAAACAAACCGCTGACTTCAGTAAAATTGTTCTCTAA
- a CDS encoding amino acid permease, translating into MEKKRLQRNLKARHVEMIALGGTIGVGLFMGSASTIETAGPSVLLCYGLAGLVIFFIMRIMGEMLYLEPVTGSFASYGYKYIHPFAGYLTAWCYWFLWVAVGLSEITAIGIYIRYWLPFMPQWISAFGGMFIIAAANLTAVKYYGEFEFWFSIIKISTIVIMILLGFGIILFGIGYGGHPLGFSNLWSHGGFFPHGAKGMLTALCIVTASFQGIELIGITAGEAEQPQKTLRKAIQGIVWRILLFYIGAIFIVITIYPWNRLGMLGSPFVTIFSRTGITAAAGIINFVVLTAALSGCNSGLYSAGRMLYTLSENGQAPKFFCRLSKSGIPQNAILFTIALLSIGVVLNYLIPNSKLFLYIYSASVFPGMIAWFVIAIAQKNFRKTHGKKVMAEHPFKSPLYPYSNYFCIIFLLLVIIGMWLNNDTRTSLIVGWIFCGILSIYYIIWQPDKKHTFL; encoded by the coding sequence ATGGAAAAAAAAAGATTACAACGTAATCTGAAAGCCAGACATGTAGAAATGATCGCCTTAGGAGGAACAATAGGCGTAGGATTATTTATGGGATCGGCCAGCACTATTGAAACTGCTGGCCCTTCCGTCTTACTCTGCTATGGATTAGCAGGACTTGTAATATTTTTCATAATGCGAATTATGGGTGAAATGTTATATTTAGAACCAGTAACCGGATCTTTTGCCTCTTACGGCTATAAATACATTCATCCCTTTGCCGGATACTTGACAGCGTGGTGTTATTGGTTTTTATGGGTTGCTGTAGGTTTATCTGAAATAACAGCTATTGGTATCTATATAAGATACTGGCTGCCTTTTATGCCCCAATGGATCTCCGCTTTTGGCGGCATGTTTATTATTGCTGCCGCTAATTTAACAGCTGTAAAATATTATGGAGAATTTGAATTCTGGTTTTCTATAATAAAGATCAGTACGATTGTTATAATGATCCTGCTTGGCTTCGGTATCATATTATTTGGCATAGGTTATGGTGGTCATCCCCTTGGTTTTTCCAATCTATGGTCCCACGGCGGATTTTTCCCCCATGGAGCAAAAGGTATGCTGACTGCTTTATGTATAGTTACTGCTTCTTTTCAAGGTATAGAATTAATAGGCATAACCGCTGGTGAAGCTGAACAACCTCAAAAAACTTTAAGAAAAGCCATCCAGGGAATTGTTTGGCGTATTCTTTTATTTTATATCGGCGCTATTTTTATAGTAATTACTATCTATCCCTGGAATCGACTGGGTATGCTCGGCAGCCCATTTGTTACAATATTTTCCCGTACGGGCATTACAGCGGCTGCTGGCATTATAAATTTTGTCGTATTAACTGCTGCACTTTCCGGCTGTAACAGCGGCTTATACAGTGCCGGCCGCATGCTCTACACTTTGTCAGAAAACGGTCAGGCTCCTAAATTTTTTTGTCGATTATCAAAATCAGGTATTCCCCAAAATGCTATTTTATTTACTATTGCGTTACTTAGTATCGGTGTTGTCTTGAATTATTTAATTCCTAACTCAAAGTTATTTTTGTATATTTACAGTGCCAGTGTATTTCCCGGAATGATTGCTTGGTTTGTCATAGCTATAGCTCAAAAAAATTTTCGGAAAACTCATGGAAAAAAAGTTATGGCTGAACACCCCTTTAAATCTCCCCTATATCCTTACAGCAACTATTTCTGCATTATTTTTCTTCTGTTAGTAATAATAGGCATGTGGCTGAATAATGATACTCGGACTTCTTTAATCGTCGGCTGGATCTTCTGCGGCATATTATCAATCTATTATATAATATGGCAGCCGGATAAAAAACATACGTTTTTATAA
- the pheS gene encoding phenylalanine--tRNA ligase subunit alpha, producing MEQELSQIKHEALTAIKAAENLTVLNEQRVKYLGKKGSLTAILRGMGKLAPEDRPRVGQLVNNVRIELESLLEERVKTLKKEEMVHRLANEKIDVTLPGRKQHLGHLHPLTLTLNKIKNIFKSMGYSIAEGPQIETDYFNFEALNLPKDHPARDMQDSFYITNDILMRTQTSPVQARTMQAHDPNSPIRIIAPGRVYRRDDYDATHSPMFTQVEGLCIDKNIRLSDLKGTLTSAMQQLFSDDLQLRFRPSFFPFTEPSAEVDMTCVMCHGKGCRVCKGTGWLEILGAGMVHPHVLQMSGYDPKKVSGFAFGMGVERIAMLSYGIEDLRLFFDNDLRFLKQF from the coding sequence TTGGAACAGGAATTATCTCAAATCAAACACGAAGCTCTAACAGCAATAAAAGCTGCTGAAAATTTAACTGTTCTTAATGAACAGCGAGTGAAATATCTGGGAAAAAAGGGTTCTCTTACCGCTATACTACGCGGTATGGGCAAACTGGCACCAGAAGACCGTCCGCGTGTCGGACAACTTGTCAACAATGTACGCATAGAACTCGAATCTCTTTTGGAAGAACGGGTAAAAACATTAAAAAAAGAAGAAATGGTACATCGTCTGGCTAATGAAAAAATTGATGTTACCCTCCCTGGCAGAAAACAGCACCTTGGTCATCTCCATCCATTAACACTAACACTCAATAAAATTAAAAATATTTTTAAAAGCATGGGTTATTCCATCGCTGAAGGACCGCAGATCGAAACAGATTATTTTAATTTTGAAGCATTAAATCTGCCCAAGGATCATCCTGCCCGCGACATGCAGGATTCTTTTTACATCACTAATGACATACTCATGCGTACACAGACTTCTCCTGTCCAGGCAAGAACCATGCAGGCACATGATCCTAACAGTCCCATTCGTATAATTGCACCAGGCCGGGTATACCGCCGTGATGATTATGATGCTACACATTCGCCTATGTTTACTCAGGTGGAAGGATTGTGCATTGATAAAAATATCCGTTTATCTGATTTAAAAGGTACTTTAACATCAGCCATGCAACAATTATTCAGTGATGATTTACAACTGCGTTTCCGTCCCAGCTTCTTCCCTTTTACAGAACCCAGTGCTGAAGTTGATATGACATGTGTCATGTGCCATGGCAAAGGCTGCCGTGTCTGCAAAGGAACTGGCTGGCTGGAAATACTCGGTGCCGGTATGGTTCATCCTCATGTATTACAGATGAGTGGTTATGATCCTAAAAAAGTCAGCGGATTTGCCTTTGGCATGGGGGTAGAACGCATTGCCATGCTTTCATACGGCATAGAAGATTTAAGACTTTTCTTCGACAACGATTTACGTTTTTTAAAACAATTTTAA
- the pheT gene encoding phenylalanine--tRNA ligase subunit beta: MQVSIKWLKDYIQFSETPEKIADLLTMAGVPVENIIDPGAGLDKVITGRIEKLEPHQNSDHLQICTINVGLEKNIIIVTGAQNVAEGQIVPVAMIGAHLPNGMKISKGKLRGVMSYGMLCSAQELKLDLEALPNEQKTGIYILPSDTVIGINVKDILGLNDIILEFELTANRSDCFSVFGLVREIAALTGNKPVWPVIHVKEDNPLAIESSFNAEIKDPDLCSRFSCRMLKDVKIGPSPEWLQQRLDGAGIRSINNVVDVTNFVMIELGQPMHSYDYDTIIGHKLIVRRAVEGELIHTLDNTVHKTQKNMLMIADDQKAVGLAGIMGGLATEVTAKTTTVILEAAKFYGPSIRRTSRACGLTSEASGRFERGTDIENTTCALDRAAQLLQDIGACTVCKGIVDIYPEPKQPISVDFTTDEINKHLGTTIDKETMLHILEKLEITTVDKQDCITAKIPSWRNDITCMQDISEEIARIYGFENIPSTLPFGIALQGKESEKQIFTDKIKDVLSSIGLSETISFAFTHPSIFDKLNVPENHQMRRAIPIMNPLTDEYPLVRTCLLGSVMENLARNFSRKNNDIKIFEVGTVFQPKALPVTEQPDEYLKLAGAISGRRDPVGWNQSNNDIDFYDAKGIVEELLDKLSINRYTVEAGEHFAMHPGKTALFKKGRDTIFTVGELHPSTAAAFNITKPVYIFSADVERLMKYAAKHIKSKILPKYPAVSRDLAITVDAGIDSEKIKKVITKSAGQYLVNLDLFDVYSGKQIEAGQKSLAFALTFQAAEKTLTDEEIDKSFTAIITALKKSFAAVLRS; this comes from the coding sequence ATGCAGGTATCCATAAAATGGCTCAAAGACTATATTCAATTCAGTGAAACTCCGGAAAAAATTGCTGACTTGCTGACAATGGCTGGTGTTCCCGTAGAAAATATTATAGATCCAGGTGCAGGCTTAGACAAGGTAATCACTGGTCGAATTGAAAAATTAGAACCACACCAAAACTCAGATCATTTACAAATATGCACAATAAATGTTGGTCTGGAAAAAAACATAATCATCGTAACCGGAGCACAGAATGTTGCCGAAGGCCAGATAGTTCCTGTCGCTATGATCGGCGCTCATCTGCCCAATGGAATGAAAATTTCCAAGGGAAAACTACGCGGCGTAATGTCTTATGGTATGTTATGTTCTGCACAGGAATTAAAACTTGATCTTGAAGCTCTTCCCAATGAACAAAAAACAGGTATATATATACTACCTTCTGATACAGTAATCGGTATAAATGTAAAGGATATACTTGGCCTCAATGATATTATTTTAGAATTTGAACTGACTGCCAACAGAAGCGACTGTTTTAGTGTCTTCGGGCTTGTCCGGGAAATAGCTGCTTTGACAGGCAACAAGCCTGTCTGGCCTGTTATCCATGTAAAAGAAGATAATCCTCTGGCAATTGAAAGTTCCTTTAATGCTGAAATCAAAGATCCTGATCTATGTTCACGTTTTTCCTGCCGCATGCTTAAAGATGTAAAGATAGGTCCTTCTCCTGAATGGCTCCAGCAGCGTCTTGATGGTGCCGGTATCCGTTCCATAAACAATGTCGTCGATGTAACAAATTTTGTAATGATTGAATTAGGTCAGCCAATGCATTCATATGACTATGACACTATCATTGGACATAAATTAATTGTCCGCCGAGCTGTGGAAGGAGAACTTATCCACACATTAGACAATACCGTCCACAAAACGCAAAAAAATATGCTCATGATTGCTGATGACCAAAAAGCGGTCGGACTGGCAGGAATAATGGGTGGTTTAGCAACAGAAGTAACAGCTAAAACTACTACTGTTATCTTAGAAGCCGCCAAATTCTATGGACCTAGTATACGCCGCACCTCACGGGCCTGTGGCTTAACTTCAGAAGCCTCCGGCCGATTTGAGCGCGGTACTGATATAGAAAACACCACCTGTGCCCTAGACCGTGCTGCCCAATTATTACAAGATATAGGCGCCTGCACTGTATGTAAAGGTATCGTCGATATATATCCTGAACCCAAACAGCCCATAAGTGTAGACTTTACCACTGATGAAATAAATAAACACCTGGGAACTACTATTGATAAAGAAACAATGTTGCACATTCTGGAAAAATTGGAAATTACTACTGTGGATAAACAGGACTGCATTACAGCTAAAATTCCTTCATGGCGCAATGACATAACATGTATGCAAGACATTTCAGAAGAAATTGCCCGTATTTATGGTTTTGAAAACATTCCTTCAACTTTACCATTCGGCATTGCTCTACAGGGCAAGGAATCAGAAAAACAAATATTCACCGACAAGATCAAGGATGTATTATCCAGTATCGGCCTGTCTGAAACAATATCATTTGCCTTTACTCATCCTTCTATATTCGACAAATTAAATGTCCCAGAAAATCATCAAATGCGCCGCGCCATTCCTATAATGAATCCTCTTACAGATGAATATCCTCTTGTCCGCACATGTCTGCTGGGTTCTGTAATGGAAAATCTGGCACGCAACTTCTCCCGCAAAAACAATGACATAAAAATTTTTGAAGTAGGCACTGTTTTTCAGCCTAAAGCCCTGCCTGTAACTGAACAACCTGATGAATATTTGAAACTAGCCGGTGCCATTTCCGGTAGAAGAGATCCAGTCGGCTGGAACCAAAGCAATAATGATATTGACTTTTATGATGCCAAAGGTATTGTTGAAGAATTACTGGATAAACTGTCCATAAATCGTTATACCGTTGAAGCAGGAGAACACTTTGCCATGCATCCGGGAAAAACAGCCCTGTTCAAAAAAGGGCGTGATACCATTTTCACGGTAGGCGAACTGCATCCATCCACTGCTGCTGCTTTCAATATAACTAAACCTGTCTATATTTTCTCTGCTGATGTAGAAAGATTAATGAAATATGCCGCAAAACACATAAAAAGTAAAATTCTACCAAAATATCCTGCTGTTTCCCGGGACCTGGCAATCACTGTAGATGCTGGAATTGATTCAGAGAAAATTAAAAAAGTTATTACTAAATCTGCCGGCCAGTATCTTGTAAACCTTGATTTATTTGATGTATATAGCGGAAAACAGATCGAAGCAGGACAAAAAAGTCTGGCTTTTGCCCTGACTTTTCAGGCAGCAGAAAAAACACTCACTGACGAAGAAATAGATAAATCTTTTACAGCAATAATTACTGCCTTAAAAAAATCATTTGCTGCTGTATTACGTTCATAA
- a CDS encoding LacI family DNA-binding transcriptional regulator yields MKTTTIIDVAKKAGVSVATVSRVVNGNYPVKEETKKRVIKAIEELHYVQNIQARELNTRQSTTIGVVVPSLFNMFFAEVFDGIEEYIKHYNYSMLITCAKDNAVKEKQCMQELLSRNVCGIINISPNTYAVEAPFYDQIAQRVPLVFINSYVKRPGISYVSNNEGAGTKLALEHLLQLGHREILFVRGMSSDSYEIKEEIYRKMMAQYNIRPYILNIGEGNVEKTVDNAMEKVMMAIKSGRKITAIFACNDLMAVGAVNGCHRLQVKVPEDISVMGFDNIAISRFVEPKLTTIDQNMSLLGQSATALLLEKIEADNKSSDEIILENTLIKRDTTAPVKK; encoded by the coding sequence ATGAAAACTACGACAATAATAGATGTAGCAAAAAAAGCCGGTGTTTCAGTTGCAACTGTTTCGCGGGTAGTAAATGGAAACTATCCTGTTAAGGAAGAAACAAAGAAAAGGGTAATAAAGGCTATAGAAGAACTTCATTATGTGCAGAACATACAGGCCCGTGAGCTGAATACGCGTCAATCGACAACTATTGGTGTAGTTGTTCCCAGTTTATTTAATATGTTTTTTGCTGAAGTATTTGATGGAATAGAAGAATATATAAAGCATTATAACTATTCTATGCTTATTACCTGTGCTAAGGATAACGCGGTGAAAGAGAAACAATGTATGCAGGAATTATTGTCGCGCAATGTTTGTGGGATCATTAATATATCACCTAATACATATGCTGTGGAGGCTCCCTTCTATGATCAGATAGCACAGAGAGTTCCTCTGGTTTTCATTAATAGTTATGTGAAGCGTCCTGGTATATCATATGTATCAAATAATGAGGGAGCAGGTACAAAACTGGCTCTGGAACACCTCTTGCAACTTGGTCATCGTGAGATCTTATTTGTGCGCGGTATGAGTAGCGATTCATATGAAATAAAAGAAGAAATTTATCGTAAGATGATGGCCCAATATAATATACGACCTTATATTTTAAATATAGGGGAAGGCAATGTGGAAAAAACTGTGGATAATGCTATGGAAAAAGTTATGATGGCAATAAAGAGCGGACGAAAAATAACCGCAATATTTGCTTGTAATGATTTGATGGCAGTAGGGGCAGTTAATGGTTGTCACCGGTTACAAGTAAAAGTACCGGAAGATATATCAGTCATGGGATTTGACAATATAGCTATCAGCCGGTTCGTGGAACCTAAGCTGACTACTATAGATCAGAATATGTCATTGCTAGGCCAGTCAGCAACAGCATTATTATTGGAAAAAATTGAGGCTGATAATAAATCAAGTGACGAAATTATTTTGGAAAATACATTGATAAAAAGAGATACAACAGCTCCGGTTAAAAAATAA
- a CDS encoding UDP-glucose--hexose-1-phosphate uridylyltransferase, translating into MKINHEINRLLNFALQNGLIEAEDVVYSANLLLDLLKLEEFVPERIEEETADVSPILSEILSYAAAHNIIEDTTAQKDLFDTRIMNCAMMRPSDVISRFKKCYSESPQAATQFFYKLSIASNYIRRARIKKNIIWKTGTQYGDLDITINLSKPEKDPRDIIKAKTMKQQTYPKCLLCRENEGFAGNISHPARQTHRLIPLDLSGHQWFLQYSPYTYYNEHCIVLNKEHIPMKIARSTFVNLLDFVSKFPHYFIGSNADLPIVGGSILSHDHYQGGCYDFAMAKASVEKYYTISKFPQVAVGRVKWPMSTIRLSGESKNDLVELSTVILEKWKKYSDASVDILAYTNNIPHNTITPIARKKNDKYEMDLVLRNNRTTKDYPLGIFHPHKEVYHIKKENIGLIEVMGLAVLPARLKNELAKLKMALLEGKNDISNDKAIEKHAPWYKEIKAKYSNINENDINGILNDEVGKVFLQVLLYAGVYKRDEKGMAAFDQFISTI; encoded by the coding sequence ATGAAAATAAATCATGAGATAAACAGATTACTAAATTTCGCTTTGCAAAATGGACTTATCGAAGCAGAAGATGTTGTTTATTCAGCTAATTTATTGCTTGATCTTTTAAAGCTGGAGGAATTTGTCCCGGAACGAATAGAAGAAGAAACAGCGGATGTTTCCCCCATTTTAAGTGAAATACTATCATATGCAGCAGCGCATAATATAATTGAAGATACTACGGCACAGAAAGACTTATTTGATACGCGTATCATGAACTGTGCTATGATGCGCCCGTCTGATGTCATAAGCCGGTTTAAAAAGTGTTATAGTGAATCGCCGCAGGCAGCTACACAGTTTTTTTATAAACTTAGTATTGCTTCAAATTACATACGGCGAGCGCGCATTAAAAAAAATATAATATGGAAAACCGGCACTCAGTATGGTGATTTGGATATAACAATAAATTTATCTAAACCAGAAAAGGATCCACGTGATATAATAAAAGCAAAAACAATGAAGCAGCAGACATATCCTAAATGTCTGCTGTGCCGTGAAAATGAAGGGTTTGCTGGTAATATAAGCCATCCGGCCCGTCAGACACATCGGCTTATTCCGCTTGATTTAAGCGGGCATCAATGGTTTTTGCAGTATTCGCCGTATACTTATTATAATGAACATTGTATTGTTTTGAACAAAGAACATATTCCAATGAAAATCGCGCGTAGTACTTTTGTGAATCTGCTTGATTTTGTCAGTAAGTTTCCGCATTACTTTATCGGTTCAAATGCCGATTTGCCAATTGTTGGTGGTTCTATTTTATCGCATGACCATTATCAGGGCGGCTGTTATGATTTTGCGATGGCAAAGGCGTCGGTGGAGAAATATTATACAATCAGTAAATTTCCTCAAGTAGCAGTAGGCAGGGTGAAATGGCCAATGTCAACAATACGGCTTAGCGGTGAATCAAAAAATGATTTAGTGGAACTGTCTACTGTTATTTTGGAAAAATGGAAAAAATATTCGGATGCATCTGTTGATATTTTAGCGTATACTAATAATATACCCCATAATACTATTACACCAATTGCCCGTAAAAAAAATGACAAATATGAAATGGATCTTGTGTTGCGCAATAATCGTACGACAAAAGATTATCCTTTGGGGATTTTTCATCCTCATAAGGAAGTGTATCATATTAAAAAAGAAAATATTGGTCTTATTGAAGTAATGGGGTTAGCTGTTCTGCCGGCAAGATTAAAAAATGAACTTGCCAAATTAAAAATGGCACTGCTGGAAGGTAAAAATGACATAAGTAATGATAAAGCCATAGAAAAACATGCACCATGGTATAAAGAGATAAAAGCAAAATATTCTAATATTAATGAAAATGATATTAATGGTATTCTCAATGACGAGGTAGGAAAAGTTTTTTTACAGGTATTACTTTATGCTGGTGTATATAAGCGCGATGAAAAGGGTATGGCAGCATTTGATCAGTTTATATCTACAATATAA